A region of the Desulfurobacterium atlanticum genome:
TTTGCCAGATAAGTGAGCTTAACTGCATTTTCTACAGGAACGCAATCTCCAGTCCATAGGAAAACTTTGACTTTTTTATTATCAGGCAGCAGGTTTTTGTTTATCCAGTTAATAGAACCTATAATCTCTTCTTTAATAGAAGGCGTATATCCTTTAATTTTTAAATAATAGCCATATTTTAGCTCTTTTTTTTCATGAGGATTAATTCCCTGTTCTATGAGGTAAAAATCTTTCCAGCTAAAGGGATGGGAAAAAGAGTGGCTTGCAGCTTCAACATTTTTCAGGCTGAATATGGATTTTGCTACTTTTATAAGTTTTTCTTTTCCTTCTGAAATTTCTCCAACGATTACAGATGCTGTATGAGGTATATCAGGGTATTTCTTTATAATTTCATCTCTTATTATTTGTGCTGGGATTTTATTTTCTGCAAATGTTACCGTTCCGTTGAAGCCGTCTCCATCAATGTGGACTGTAAGTATTCTCCGTCCGTTTTCTGTCGTTACATCCATTGATGGAATATTCCCAAAAATCTGTGAAAAGAACTTAAAAGGATTTACAACCCACAGGTCATTATCCATTATGGTTCTTATAAAATACTCTGAGTCGGCATATCCTCCCCATTTTGTTATGGCTATAGGTACATATTCTTCATTTACATTATTTACAAGTGTTAACAGAGATGTTCCATTTGCAGGTTTCTTCAGGACTTCCTTTGGTACAGGAGTTGCATCTATTTCAAAATTGAGTATTCCACTTGAGTATTTAATTTTGAATCCCGATTTGATATCATTTCTATTTTCATAAATTTTTATACCTAATGAATTTAAAAGGAATTTCTCGTCAAACATTTCAGGATCTACTATAAATATTTTTTTTCTATTGCTTATCTCTTTTTTAATCCAGTTCTGGAGTTTGATTTTTTCCTTCTTAGACCCTTCTTTTTCAAGCCACACTATTGCGCCGGTGTATGAATCATCAAGATTGGGAAGATTGTCGCTGTTATAGAAAACAGGCACAAATCCAAGCCATTCAATAGGAAGTTGTACCATTGTGTGAAGTAAGCTGTCTGAATATGGAAGATTGGAAACAAGAGCTATCTTTCTCGGTATAAAGTGGTAAACTCCTTCTCCAATACCTTTAAGATGTTTGTCAGTTATCCAGGGAATAAAACCTGTGTTTTCTATCTTTCTGGCAAGTTTTTCTCTCAGATTAGCTTTTGATGGAGGAAGGTAATCTATGATAACAATTGGAAGGCCATACTTTTTTATCTTTTTGAGTTTTTGGGTGAGCCATTTTATATCTTCTTCGCTTTGATTTTTGTATTCAAGGTTTTTATCAAGACCGTAATGGAGAGATTCAACAATAATACCATCTATAAAACTATGAATTTTATCTATTATCTTAAAAGGTCTATTTACCAGTATCAGTTTTTTCGGGTATCTACTTTTAAGATTTTTTATAAACTCAACTTCTGCCTTTTCATAGGAATACCACTCTTTTTCAGGAAGCAAGTTCTGATACGAATCAACAGTATCAAGCATAAATCCGTCGTAATCTTTTAAAGAGGCTATCTTTCTGTTAAGAAATTCTCTGCATAGAGGTTTTCTAATATCAATAATAAAGCTTTTCCATCGCTTGTTTTCTCCGATGAAACAGGTTTTTTTGAAGTTTTCACTTAAAGAGCTAATTTCACTTTTTTCAATTTCACCTATACTTACATAAGAAATCAGTTTTCCATATCTTTTTATATAGAATTTTTCCTTTTTAAACTTTTCAATCTGAAAAGTTGAAGGGTCAAGAATTATCCAGTCGTATAGATGTAAAATTTCGTCAGGAGGGTTAGAATAGATTACTGCAACGGAAGGATTTTTTCCGTGTGCATCTGAAATAAACAGATGAAAAACACTAAATAAGCATAAAAGTCCTGTAATGAATCTCACCTAAAAACCTCCTTAAAAGGAAAATTCCTACAAGAAAACTTATAAGTAATGAACCTAAAAAGCCGTATCCATAGTAGAAAGGACCTGCGTAAATAGATAGAATAGTAAAAATTATGTTTAATAAAGCAAAACTAAAAGTTGTATATAGTGCGTAGGATTTTAAATCAAAGTAGAAATGAATAGCTATAATCGTCATAACAACAAGCTGTAGGTATGTTCCAAGAAGCAATATGTTAAATAAAGGAAGGTAGAGGGGAGAGTAGTGGAGAAATTTAAAAATTATAAATTCCATCAAATATATAATAATAACAGCAATTGCCTGAATTCTCAGTACCTCCTGAACAAGTGCTCTGACAGCGTTTACAAGTTCAACTCCAAGTTCATATATCCTGTCAAGAGTTTCACCTCCTCTAACTGCAGAGTAGTACCTTTCATAATACTCTGCAAATTCACTTTCAAGTTTCAGAAAGAAGATACCCATACCCGGAGAAATAGCAAGATACGCAAGAAATATAGGTATGTCATAAACTATAGAAGCTTTGAAAGGGTCTATCACTTTCTCTCCTGTAAGGGGAGAAAGCCAGAAAATAAACTTATCAGCCCATATTCCAATATTGTAGAAAAGTCCTGTGAAAGAAAGGGAAATAAATACCTTTTTCCTGTTAAGAAATTCAAATTCAACAATTTTGTCGCTGCTGTACTGGTAGAAAATATAGCCTGTAAGAAGGGAAAAAACTATCAGCAATCCTATAAAAAAGCTGAACATTAAACCTGTAAGTTCGTATTTACCAGTATATGGTGCGGTGATTATCATAGAACCAAATCCTGCTATAAATGCAAAAAGGATATATTTATAATTTTTAAAGGATGTTAAAAGAGTGTTTATCATCCACAACCCAGTCATTAGAATAAGAGATAGAATAAATAGAATTACAAACCAGGGCATTTCATAAAAAATATTTTTTAAAGATGTGAACCATGTGAAACAGATTCCGAAAATAAAGGAGAGCAAAAGGTTAACAAAAAGAACTCCTGTAAAGTTTGGAAGAAGTTTATTTTCTTTCTTTTCAAAAAGCCTGTCAGCTATGTATCTTGTGAAAAGTAGCTGGAATGGCCCTGATATTATCAGGCTAAAGGCGGTTATGTAGGTTACAACTATTTGATATTTTCTTACAATTTCGTGCGGAACTCCTGCTTGTTCTGCTGCAAATCCTGCAAAGATAATGCTTAAAATTGATATTATCCAGGGACCGGCACTTAAAGATGTTGAATATGTAAATGCAAGGAGTAGATTTGTAAGTTTTTTTCCTTTTAGAGTTTTTTTAAGTTCAAATGAGATTCCCGCCATTTTTGAAACTCCTGTAAATTAATCTATAATTATCAATAAACTGTTCATACGTATAAAATCTTTCGACTCTTTCTATTCCTGCACGCTGGCATTTTTTCCATTCTCTTTCATCAGTAAGAAGTTTTATGTAAGCTTTGGCAAGCTGAGATGGGTTTGCAACCTGGCACACCTCTCCTGCTTTCCCGATTTTTATATCCTCTTCATTTAATCCGCCGTAGATGAGCTGTCTGCATGAACCTACATCAGTTGTAACAGCAGGAACTCCGGCAGCAAATGATTCAAGGACAACAAGCGGCATTCCCTCGCTTATTGAGGTTAGAGTTGTAAGGCCGATTTGTGGAAAAATTTCTTTTAAGTTTTGAAAACCTAAAAATTTTATGTTATTACGAAGCTCAAGAACTTTTGTAAGCTTTTTGCATTCTTCAAAATAGATGGGATCTTCTTCAGTGGGTCCTATAATCCATCCTTCAGTTTCCGGGAAATGGTTTACAACTATCCTTATTGCTTTAATAAAAGTTTTTATATCTTTGATAGGGACAACTCTCCCTATTAAACCTATAACTCTCGGAATTTTCTTTGCTCTTTTTCTTCTTGATTTTAAGAAATTTTCAACTTTTACACCGTTTGGTATAACCCTGGTCTTTTCAGGTGGAGCTCCAAGTTTTATTTGAAGCTTTCTTGCATCTTCAAAAAGAGAGATGATTAAATCACTTGCGTCATAGGAGAATTTTCCTATTCCTGCAAAAAAGTTTATCCACATTTTTTTGAGGTAGTCTATATCGTCAACCTCTTTCTGAAAGAAGAAGGAGCGGTCTTTTATCCAGTCAGCGTTTACTATGTCTATTTTCCGCTCTTTTGTATAGATACCGTGTTCTGTAAGAAT
Encoded here:
- a CDS encoding endo alpha-1,4 polygalactosaminidase: MRFITGLLCLFSVFHLFISDAHGKNPSVAVIYSNPPDEILHLYDWIILDPSTFQIEKFKKEKFYIKRYGKLISYVSIGEIEKSEISSLSENFKKTCFIGENKRWKSFIIDIRKPLCREFLNRKIASLKDYDGFMLDTVDSYQNLLPEKEWYSYEKAEVEFIKNLKSRYPKKLILVNRPFKIIDKIHSFIDGIIVESLHYGLDKNLEYKNQSEEDIKWLTQKLKKIKKYGLPIVIIDYLPPSKANLREKLARKIENTGFIPWITDKHLKGIGEGVYHFIPRKIALVSNLPYSDSLLHTMVQLPIEWLGFVPVFYNSDNLPNLDDSYTGAIVWLEKEGSKKEKIKLQNWIKKEISNRKKIFIVDPEMFDEKFLLNSLGIKIYENRNDIKSGFKIKYSSGILNFEIDATPVPKEVLKKPANGTSLLTLVNNVNEEYVPIAITKWGGYADSEYFIRTIMDNDLWVVNPFKFFSQIFGNIPSMDVTTENGRRILTVHIDGDGFNGTVTFAENKIPAQIIRDEIIKKYPDIPHTASVIVGEISEGKEKLIKVAKSIFSLKNVEAASHSFSHPFSWKDFYLIEQGINPHEKKELKYGYYLKIKGYTPSIKEEIIGSINWINKNLLPDNKKVKVFLWTGDCVPVENAVKLTYLAKVYNVNGGDTTITNNHPFLSYVSPMGINIGNYFQIYAPIQNENIYTDGWRVKDAYKKVIQTFKLTEKPYRLKPLSIYYHWYSGAFKPSLKALKEVYKWTLNQKPIPVFLSQYAQKVLEFRTTALAKKGKKWIIKNDGNLRTVKVPLSFGYPDIENSKGVIGYKKINNQLYIHLDSSGDYKIAFSKKDRNSFYIVETNGVVKKFINIKEKGTFILDLETLGNSLEVTLIKRNGCYVKTSENGELIENGKYTIAKFKGKKGILEADCKR
- the pelF gene encoding GT4 family glycosyltransferase PelF — its product is MIKVNKGKPVDVAIIAEGTYPYVKGGVSSWIHSLISGLEEFNFGVVFLGSREEDYGEIKYKLPENLTYLSVNFIFSDKEKPPPKIIRAGKEKFERIKEIHRWFRGEKGKLFLEILQKRSFYLTEIREEEFLYSKEAWDFIAESYFEYAVDSPFVDYFWTVRNIHDPIWRVSKIMKDIPDTSIVHSPSTGYAGFLSSLLKEERKTPFILTEHGIYTKERKIDIVNADWIKDRSFFFQKEVDDIDYLKKMWINFFAGIGKFSYDASDLIISLFEDARKLQIKLGAPPEKTRVIPNGVKVENFLKSRRKRAKKIPRVIGLIGRVVPIKDIKTFIKAIRIVVNHFPETEGWIIGPTEEDPIYFEECKKLTKVLELRNNIKFLGFQNLKEIFPQIGLTTLTSISEGMPLVVLESFAAGVPAVTTDVGSCRQLIYGGLNEEDIKIGKAGEVCQVANPSQLAKAYIKLLTDEREWKKCQRAGIERVERFYTYEQFIDNYRLIYRSFKNGGNLI
- the pelG gene encoding exopolysaccharide Pel transporter PelG encodes the protein MAGISFELKKTLKGKKLTNLLLAFTYSTSLSAGPWIISILSIIFAGFAAEQAGVPHEIVRKYQIVVTYITAFSLIISGPFQLLFTRYIADRLFEKKENKLLPNFTGVLFVNLLLSFIFGICFTWFTSLKNIFYEMPWFVILFILSLILMTGLWMINTLLTSFKNYKYILFAFIAGFGSMIITAPYTGKYELTGLMFSFFIGLLIVFSLLTGYIFYQYSSDKIVEFEFLNRKKVFISLSFTGLFYNIGIWADKFIFWLSPLTGEKVIDPFKASIVYDIPIFLAYLAISPGMGIFFLKLESEFAEYYERYYSAVRGGETLDRIYELGVELVNAVRALVQEVLRIQAIAVIIIYLMEFIIFKFLHYSPLYLPLFNILLLGTYLQLVVMTIIAIHFYFDLKSYALYTTFSFALLNIIFTILSIYAGPFYYGYGFLGSLLISFLVGIFLLRRFLGEIHYRTFMLI